The sequence AAAAGCCTATAATGTTACCCTCGGAGGATAAACGAATAGGCTGGGCATCCCGATACCGGGAAAACCCAACCCTTTCTATTCTAATGGCTATGCCAGCAAAGACCTAGCTCTTACCGATTCTGAACATCTTGGTTCCACAGTTGGGGCAGACACCCTGGGTTGCCGGTTTTCCGTTCTTCATGGTTACGGCCTTGGCGTCCTTCATCTCCCTCTTAGCGCGGCACTTCACACAATAAGCTTCCATACGATTTCCTCCCCTGTTTTCACCGAGATTACGACATTCACTCCTGTATGTCAAGGCAGCGTTGTATCATCCTTAAGGGGTTCGGACGGTGCCCACGCCACAAATAGAGCAGTCTGTGGTTCAGGCACAAGAAAAGGGCTGCGGGATTTCCCGCAGCCCTTTTCAGTGTACTACCTGACAGACCAGGCTAGAAGCCAAACAGCGCCGGTTGCTCGGTCTCTCTCCTGACTGCCTCTTCTTCCTTCCTTTCCCGCCTCTCGGTTCGGTCTCCTTCCTGTCTGGCTAGTGTTCTCTT is a genomic window of Dehalococcoidales bacterium containing:
- a CDS encoding DUF5679 domain-containing protein, which translates into the protein MEAYCVKCRAKREMKDAKAVTMKNGKPATQGVCPNCGTKMFRIGKS